The following proteins are encoded in a genomic region of Planococcus lenghuensis:
- a CDS encoding Glu/Leu/Phe/Val family dehydrogenase has product MPAKEVRDGVEISNPLEIAQRLIEVAVNDLGLSQGVYEILKKPKRIMKVSIPVRMDDGTYREFEGFRSQHIDVLGPTKGGVRFHPLVTEDEVAALSIWMSLKSAILGIPYGGGKGGIVVNPKELSERELEELSRGFIRELEPIMGPEKDIPAPDVNTTPEIMGWMIDEFSRLKGKNVPGTVTGKPIILGGSAGRVEATGRGVVFTIAQAANTLGLKLEGMTAVVQGFGNVGSVTAKLLTERGVKVLGVTDAGGGVYHEGGLDIEELLKHAKETGTVKGFNGYADFGNEELFSADCDILVPAALENQITAETGPKIKAKIVAEAANGPTTPEGNAAMEDNGVFVIPDILCNAGGVTVSYFEWVQNTTHLAWTEQEVNDRLFTEMTQAFDDVYQMKEKKNVKMRDAAYLVAVDRLANAMKARGWIRE; this is encoded by the coding sequence ATGCCCGCAAAAGAAGTAAGGGACGGCGTGGAGATATCAAACCCGCTCGAAATCGCCCAGCGGCTGATCGAGGTGGCGGTGAACGATCTCGGTCTATCCCAAGGTGTTTATGAAATCTTGAAGAAACCGAAGCGCATCATGAAAGTATCGATTCCGGTCCGGATGGATGATGGTACATACCGGGAATTCGAGGGATTCCGCTCTCAGCACATTGATGTGCTCGGGCCAACAAAAGGCGGCGTGCGATTCCACCCGCTCGTTACAGAAGATGAAGTGGCGGCATTGTCTATTTGGATGTCACTGAAGTCGGCGATTCTCGGCATTCCATATGGCGGCGGGAAAGGCGGCATCGTCGTCAATCCGAAAGAATTATCCGAACGGGAACTCGAAGAATTGAGCCGCGGATTCATCCGGGAACTCGAGCCGATCATGGGGCCGGAAAAAGACATACCGGCTCCGGACGTCAATACGACACCGGAAATCATGGGTTGGATGATCGATGAATTTTCCCGCCTGAAAGGCAAAAACGTGCCGGGCACGGTCACCGGCAAGCCGATTATTTTGGGCGGATCTGCCGGCCGGGTGGAAGCGACCGGCCGGGGTGTCGTGTTCACCATCGCCCAGGCGGCGAATACACTGGGTCTCAAACTTGAAGGCATGACTGCTGTTGTACAAGGGTTTGGGAACGTCGGATCCGTCACGGCCAAGCTGCTGACAGAGCGCGGTGTGAAGGTGCTGGGCGTTACGGATGCAGGCGGTGGCGTCTACCACGAAGGCGGACTCGATATCGAGGAATTGCTGAAGCATGCGAAAGAGACCGGAACTGTTAAAGGATTCAACGGTTATGCAGATTTCGGAAACGAGGAGTTATTCAGTGCTGACTGCGACATTCTCGTGCCTGCAGCGCTTGAGAATCAGATCACAGCAGAAACCGGTCCGAAAATCAAAGCGAAAATCGTCGCGGAAGCCGCAAACGGTCCAACAACACCGGAAGGAAATGCCGCGATGGAAGACAATGGGGTGTTTGTCATACCGGATATCCTGTGTAACGCAGGGGGTGTGACAGTTTCTTATTTTGAATGGGTACAGAATACGACCCATCTGGCGTGGACAGAACAGGAAGTCAACGATCGCTTGTTTACGGAAATGACCCAGGCATTCGATGATGTGTATCAAATGAAAGAAAAGAAGAATGTCAAAATGCGGGATGCGGCATACTTGGTCGCAGTCGATCGCTTAGCAAATGCGATGAAAGCGAGAGGCTGGATCAGAGAATAA
- a CDS encoding sporulation protein, with product MSFLNKIRASAGMGNAKVDARVNEARVQQGGTVTGEVFIVGGAVDQKINGLYIWVMTQVLVEQDDRKFLQDAEIQRVNVSDAFTISAKEEKIIPFSFELSPETPLTVGKSEVWLKTVMDVPFAVDPKDKDYLEVTGNEAVERVLAAAKQLGFTVKKVTNLKSRRTRSGVAQEFEFYPGSEFRQHFSELELIFATDATGTTVYIEMDHKAKGLGGFLAAAMDMDESRMTLRYDSGRMGGVSQVADELRDTLLANAR from the coding sequence ATGTCGTTTTTAAACAAGATCCGGGCAAGTGCAGGAATGGGTAACGCGAAAGTGGACGCGCGGGTGAACGAAGCGCGGGTTCAGCAGGGAGGAACGGTCACAGGGGAAGTATTCATTGTGGGCGGTGCCGTCGATCAGAAGATCAATGGGCTGTACATTTGGGTCATGACCCAAGTGCTCGTGGAACAAGATGACCGGAAATTCCTTCAGGATGCGGAAATCCAGCGGGTGAATGTAAGTGACGCATTCACAATCAGTGCCAAAGAGGAAAAGATCATCCCGTTTTCGTTCGAATTATCACCAGAGACACCGCTGACAGTCGGCAAATCGGAAGTATGGCTGAAGACAGTCATGGACGTGCCATTCGCAGTGGACCCGAAAGACAAGGATTATTTGGAAGTGACCGGTAACGAAGCGGTGGAGAGAGTGCTTGCTGCAGCCAAACAACTCGGTTTTACTGTAAAGAAAGTGACGAATTTGAAAAGCCGCCGCACGCGCAGCGGCGTTGCACAGGAATTCGAATTCTATCCCGGTTCGGAATTCCGGCAGCATTTCAGTGAACTGGAACTGATTTTCGCGACGGATGCGACCGGCACGACTGTTTATATTGAGATGGATCATAAAGCGAAAGGGCTGGGCGGATTCCTTGCAGCCGCGATGGATATGGATGAGTCACGGATGACGTTGCGCTATGACAGCGGCCGGATGGGTGGCGTCTCGCAAGTGGCGGACGAACTTCGGGATACCTTGCTGGCAAACGCCCGGTAA
- a CDS encoding ArsR/SmtB family transcription factor has translation MNSEIPLQDISLEQAFDQYQAKFKALADKKRLHILHLLTRHGETCVCDLAPLMDMPQSKLSYHLKILLDAGLINKETRSTWSYYSLNIEQINGLLSEELCCLFRPDCC, from the coding sequence ATGAATTCAGAAATTCCTCTTCAAGACATTTCACTCGAGCAGGCCTTTGATCAGTATCAGGCGAAATTCAAGGCGCTCGCTGACAAAAAGCGGCTGCATATACTGCACCTGCTTACCCGGCACGGAGAGACTTGCGTCTGCGATTTGGCTCCTTTAATGGATATGCCGCAATCCAAGCTCTCGTATCATTTAAAGATTCTGCTCGATGCCGGGCTGATCAATAAAGAGACCCGGAGCACCTGGAGCTATTACAGCCTGAATATAGAGCAGATCAATGGCCTCCTGTCTGAAGAGCTATGCTGTCTCTTCAGACCCGATTGTTGTTAA